From Mya arenaria isolate MELC-2E11 chromosome 12, ASM2691426v1, the proteins below share one genomic window:
- the LOC128212242 gene encoding uncharacterized protein LOC128212242 isoform X1: MATRFSIVYEGEHEEICQCVHELQVTLEVHGKWVKTEKLQDWNDKDEHVQTVLFVADAEREDFHTKVRGKFVKTYKNSYVVLTYPLELEQEVKRSLKHIKTELKEAINKSAEGSRTSDDVNNALARIEKVTNITNVSSWLPKILREVCKPPKNTPSAKKEFAVFFKINLDSEAEMAWFGEQRTILEKVFELSCRYDNGEVDEDRYIKYSTCVAMFVQSSINFSDSLNQGNLDKINEEKIKCISTMRTKCEAAGCTLLVFLSESNKNLETQLEVDLAMTLEGTNGLTSYWLCLLNVLGQVNVVRQPDQTLYSDVCYEQPASRFNPERERYKNVFSQVSSQPATNIPGLERTLTLSGIQAPKKTDLMPGLTFRWGNGTSGHHSNVDGVYPLRRLACCSRWH, translated from the exons ATGGCAACCCGTTTTTCAATTGTGTATGAAGGGGAGCACGAGGAAATATGTCAGTGCGTGCACGAGCTTCAGGTCACGCTGGAGGTGCACGGAAAATGGGTGAAAACGGAAAAGCTACAAGACTGGAACGACAAAGACGAGCATGTGCAAACTGTCTTGTTCGTCGCGGATGCCGAGAGAGAAGACTTCCATACAAAG GTCCGGGGGAAGTTTGTGAAGACCTATAAGAACAGCTATGTCGTGTTGACCTATCCGCTTGAACTGGAGCAAGAAGTGAAGAGGTCACTGAAACATATCAAGACTGAATTAAAAGAAGCGATTAACAAGTCAGCAGAAGGCAGCCGGACATCTGATGATGTGAATAACGCTTTAGCCAGGATCGAAAAAGTGACTAATATTACAAATGTGTCGTCTTGGCTACCGAAAATTCTCAGAGAAGTCTGTAAACCTCCGAAGAATACGCCCTCAGCAAAAAAGGAATTTGCAGTGTTTTTCAAGATTAACTTAGATTCGGAAGCAGAAATGGCTTGGTTTGGTGAACAACGAACCATATTGGAGAAGGTATTTGAGCTCAGCTGTCGTTATGACAACGGAGAAGTTGATGAAGACCGTTACATCAAATATTCCACGTGTGTTGCCATGTTTGTCCAATCCAGCATAAACTTCAGTGACAGTCTAAACCAAGgcaatttggataaaattaatgaagaaaaaatcaAATGCATCTCTACGATGAGAACAAAGTGCGAGGCTGCCGGATGTACGCTGCTGGTCTTTCTGAGCGAATCCAACAAGAATTTGGAAACACAGCTGGAGGTTGACCTTGCCATGACTCTGGAAGGCACAAATGGACTGACGTCATACTGGCTCTGCCTCCTCAACGTCCTTGGACAAG TGAACGTTGTAAGGCAGCCAGATCAGACATTATACTCTGATGTCTGTTATGAACAGCCAGCCAGCCGTTTTAACCCTGAACGTGAACGTTACAAGAACGTGTTTTCTCAGGTGTCTAGTCAACCCGCAACAAACATACCAG GTCTGGAGCGGACTCTAACACTCTCGGGTATCCAAGCTCCCAAAAAAACCGACTTGATGCCTGGTCTCACTTTCCGGTGGGGAAATGGTACTTCTGGTCATCATAGCAACGTCGACGGTGTATATCCGCTGAGGCGGCTAGCTTGTTGCAGCCGTTGGCACTAA
- the LOC128212242 gene encoding uncharacterized protein LOC128212242 isoform X2: MATRFSIVYEGEHEEICQCVHELQVTLEVHGKWVKTEKLQDWNDKDEHVQTVLFVADAEREDFHTKVRGKFVKTYKNSYVVLTYPLELEQEVKRSLKHIKTELKEAINKSAEGSRTSDDVNNALARIEKVTNITNVSSWLPKILREVCKPPKNTPSAKKEFAVFFKINLDSEAEMAWFGEQRTILEKVFELSCRYDNGEVDEDRYIKYSTCVAMFVQSSINFSDSLNQGNLDKINEEKIKCISTMRTKCEAAGCTLLVFLSESNKNLETQLEVDLAMTLEGTNGLTSYWLCLLNVLGQVNVVRQPDQTLYSDVCYEQPASRFNPERERYKNVFSQVSSQPATNIPGQVRSLADLLKPLADLLQF; the protein is encoded by the exons ATGGCAACCCGTTTTTCAATTGTGTATGAAGGGGAGCACGAGGAAATATGTCAGTGCGTGCACGAGCTTCAGGTCACGCTGGAGGTGCACGGAAAATGGGTGAAAACGGAAAAGCTACAAGACTGGAACGACAAAGACGAGCATGTGCAAACTGTCTTGTTCGTCGCGGATGCCGAGAGAGAAGACTTCCATACAAAG GTCCGGGGGAAGTTTGTGAAGACCTATAAGAACAGCTATGTCGTGTTGACCTATCCGCTTGAACTGGAGCAAGAAGTGAAGAGGTCACTGAAACATATCAAGACTGAATTAAAAGAAGCGATTAACAAGTCAGCAGAAGGCAGCCGGACATCTGATGATGTGAATAACGCTTTAGCCAGGATCGAAAAAGTGACTAATATTACAAATGTGTCGTCTTGGCTACCGAAAATTCTCAGAGAAGTCTGTAAACCTCCGAAGAATACGCCCTCAGCAAAAAAGGAATTTGCAGTGTTTTTCAAGATTAACTTAGATTCGGAAGCAGAAATGGCTTGGTTTGGTGAACAACGAACCATATTGGAGAAGGTATTTGAGCTCAGCTGTCGTTATGACAACGGAGAAGTTGATGAAGACCGTTACATCAAATATTCCACGTGTGTTGCCATGTTTGTCCAATCCAGCATAAACTTCAGTGACAGTCTAAACCAAGgcaatttggataaaattaatgaagaaaaaatcaAATGCATCTCTACGATGAGAACAAAGTGCGAGGCTGCCGGATGTACGCTGCTGGTCTTTCTGAGCGAATCCAACAAGAATTTGGAAACACAGCTGGAGGTTGACCTTGCCATGACTCTGGAAGGCACAAATGGACTGACGTCATACTGGCTCTGCCTCCTCAACGTCCTTGGACAAG TGAACGTTGTAAGGCAGCCAGATCAGACATTATACTCTGATGTCTGTTATGAACAGCCAGCCAGCCGTTTTAACCCTGAACGTGAACGTTACAAGAACGTGTTTTCTCAGGTGTCTAGTCAACCCGCAACAAACATACCAG GCCAGGTTAGATCATTAGCCGACCTGTTAAAACCATTAGCAGACCTGTTACAGTTCTAG